In Tenebrio molitor chromosome 8, icTenMoli1.1, whole genome shotgun sequence, a genomic segment contains:
- the LOC138137596 gene encoding anoctamin-4-like isoform X1, whose protein sequence is MEESRIDYVVVCDSTISKSEFLNYIVKFIQYLESRGLKVEIKRGNIKENIYLVINLPPRAIRHFALVYRINIHNPGHTVIPVSTINLFSFKCFQTALSHNRDIFTRRGKITNLERIQIAHEILKTAKFGNGEDQYGIQKLISLRAVKTAYPLHDGECGDEFDGGYQIPQNDRQLLLKYWANFSLWYKEQPLNLIAKYFGTEVAFYFAWLGFYNRMLIPAAIVGIICSVFSIIQLRVIDQERVDDICTSHLVMCPICHSSDNCIYTPLNISCESAKLAVIFDNPATVFFAVFMSFWATFFINLWKRFENTLKIRWNVEFEEYDTQVRLEYKERSTHRKLSTLTGTLEPYTPRKIKVLYVTLSYGTCLLLMGIVVIFVFGVIMYRITMAALIRTSDFKPLHIHSTFLLTVTSACLQVIFIKIFGRVRRHPFPKLPLTRILQFYSEMSEWLTNLENPRTQSEFDNSVMYKRYFLGFANNYASLFYIAFMKSRFYSPDQDPALISVDTDLCDPTGCLMSLCVQLSFLMLLKSLTGNILTLTVPKIITGFRQTKETDAPEAQWESEYRLYPAGRYLLTTEFVEMIIQYGFVTFFVAAFPLAPLCALLNNWLELRLDAYKLVTRYRRPVPKQQSGIGAWNDILGIITHLSVATNAFVLAFTSDFVVRQIYIYQHGGSLDGYINSTLSSKTIFNDHSRFTNSKQPVYDMRDHNAEITPEARINPINNSSLCYYKGLRFPPDHPKKYQLTPSFWYEMGMRLVCVIVFEHIIMLTNGIVSYFIPQVPQSVKETLHYERTKDRELQMKIKNDNLAKVRHRRTKLKINRSEYTTANMV, encoded by the exons ATGGAAGAGTCGAGAATAGATTATGTTGTCGTATGTGACAGCACCATTAGCAAATCCGAATTCTTGAACTACATAGTAAAATTCATCCAGTACTTGGAGTCGCGAGGCCTAAAAGTAGAAATAAAACGTGGAAAC ATCAAGGAAAACATCTACCTGGTCATAAATCTACCTCCTCGAGCCATTCGACACTTCGCGCTCGTCTACCGCATCAACATACACAACCCAGGACACACTGTCATTCCGGTCTCCACTATAAATCTATTCAGtttcaaatgttttcaaaCTGCGTTGTCACACAACAGAGATATTTTTACGAGACGGGG AAAGATTACCAATTTGGAAAGGATTCAAATCGCGCACGAGATTCTAAAAACTGCGAAATTCGGAAACGGGGAGGATCAGTACGGCATTCAGAAATTAATCAGTCTTCGTGCTGTCAAAACGGCGTATCCTCTGCATGATGGTGAATGTGGGGATGAGTTTGATGGAGGCTACCAGATACCCCAGAACGACAGACAA CTGCTCTTGAAATATTGGGCAAATTTCTCTCTGTGGTACAAGGAACAGCCTTTGAACTTAATCGCGAAATATTTTGGAACCGAAGTGGCGTTTTATTTTGCCTGGCTCGGGTTCTACAACAGGATGCTGATTCCTGCTGCTATCGTTGGAATCATCTGTTCTGTATTTAGTATTATACAGCTGCGCGTCATAGACCAAGAGAGAGT AGATGATATCTGCACCAGCCACTTAGTGATGTGTCCAATCTGTCATTCAAGTGACAACTGCATCTACACACCACTCAATATTTCTTGCGAATCTGCGAAACTGGCggtaatttttgacaatccaGCGACTGTATTTTTTGCAGTGTTTATGTCTTTTTGGg CCACATTCTTCATAAATCTTTGGAAGAGATTTGAAAATACTTTGAAGATACGCTGGAATGTTGAATTTGAAGAGTATGACACCCAAGTTAG gCTGGAATACAAGGAACGAAGTACCCACAGAAAATTGTCCACACTCACTGGTACACTAGAACCGTACACtccaagaaaaataaaagttttgtaTGTTACCCTGTCTTATGGAACCTGCTTGCTGTTG ATGGGAATCgtcgtaatttttgttttcggCGTGATAATGTACAGAATCACAATGGCCGCCCTGATACGAACCAGCGACTTCAAGCCCCTCCACATCCACTCCACCTTCCTGCTGACCGTCACCAGTGCTTGTCTCCAAGTGATATTCATCAAAATATTCGGAAGAGTTCGTCGTCACCCATTTCCGAAACTCCCCCTCACTCGTATTTTGCAGTTCTACAGTGAAATGTCCGAATGGCTTACAAACCTCGAGAATCCACGCACCCAATCAGAATTCGACAACTCAGTAATGTACAAGAGATATTTCTTAGGTTTTGCCAACAACTACGCCTCTCTATTTTACATTGCTTTTATGAAG AGCCGCTTTTACTCCCCAGACCAAGACCCCGCTCTGATCAGTGTCGACACGGACTTGTGCGACCCCACTGGATGTTTGATGTCTCTGTGCGTCCAGCTCAGCTTTCTGATGTTACTCAAGTCTTTAACTGGGAATATCTTAACTTTGACAGTACC GAAAATAATAACTGGGTTTCGCCAAACCAAAGAGACCGATGCCCCTGAAGCACAGTGGGAGAGCGAGTATAGACTGTATCCTGCAGGTCGGTACTTGCTGACCACAGAATTCGTCGAGATGA TAATACAGTACGGGTTTGTGACGTTTTTCGTGGCGGCGTTTCCTCTGGCACCGTTGTGCGCTTTGCTCAACAATTGGCTGGAGCTGCGATTGGATGCTTACAAGTTGGTAACAAGATATAGAAGACCGGTGCCCAAGCAACAAAGTGGAATAGGAGCGTGGAATGATATTCTGGGTATCATAACGCACCTGAGTGTAGCGACGAAT GCCTTCGTGCTGGCATTTACCAGCGACTTCGTCGTCAGACAGATCTACATCTACCAGCACGGAGGCTCCCTCGACGGTTACATTAATTCGACGTTATcaagtaaaacaatttttaacgacCATTCTAGGTTTACTAATTCCAAACAACCAGTTTACGACATGAGAGATCACAATGCTGAGATCACCCCTGAGGCTAGAATCAATCCAATCAACAACTCTTCCCTCTGCTACTACAAAGGTCTACGTTTTCCCCCCGACCACCCGAAAAAGTACCAACTAACCCCCTCCTTCTGGTACGAAATGGGGATGAGACTGGTGTGCGTGATAGTTTTCGAA CATATCATCATGCTGACGAACGGCATCGTGTCGTACTTTATACCCCAGGTGCCGCAGAGCGTGAAGGAAACGCTGCACTACGAAAGGACGAAGGATCGGGAGCTGCagatgaaaatcaaaaacgACAACTTGGCGAAAGTGAGGCACAGGAGGACGAAACTGAAGATCAATAGGAGCGAATACACGACGGCGAATATGGTGtga
- the LOC138137596 gene encoding anoctamin-4-like isoform X5, with translation MEESRIDYVVVCDSTISKSEFLNYIVKFIQYLESRGLKVEIKRGNIKENIYLVINLPPRAIRHFALVYRINIHNPGHTVIPVSTINLFSFKCFQTALSHNRDIFTRRGKITNLERIQIAHEILKTAKFGNGEDQYGIQKLISLRAVKTAYPLHDGECGDEFDGGYQIPQNDRQLLLKYWANFSLWYKEQPLNLIAKYFGTEVAFYFAWLGFYNRMLIPAAIVGIICSVFSIIQLRVIDQERVDDICTSHLVMCPICHSSDNCIYTPLNISCESAKLAVIFDNPATVFFAVFMSFWATFFINLWKRFENTLKIRWNVEFEEYDTQVRLEYKERSTHRKLSTLTGTLEPYTPRKIKVLYVTLSYGTCLLLMGIVVIFVFGVIMYRITMAALIRTSDFKPLHIHSTFLLTVTSACLQVIFIKIFGRFYSEMSEWLTNLENPRTQSEFDNSVMYPKNQNNFTVLNFDEQSRFYSPDQDPALISVDTDLCDPTGCLMSLCVQLSFLMLLKSLTGNILTLTVPKIITGFRQTKETDAPEAQWESEYRLYPAGRYLLTTEFVEMIIQYGFVTFFVAAFPLAPLCALLNNWLELRLDAYKLVTRYRRPVPKQQSGIGAWNDILGIITHLSVATNAFVLAFTSDFVVRQIYIYQHGGSLDGYINSTLSSKTIFNDHSRFTNSKQPVYDMRDHNAEITPEARINPINNSSLCYYKGLRFPPDHPKKYQLTPSFWYEMGMRLVCVIVFEHIIMLTNGIVSYFIPQVPQSVKETLHYERTKDRELQMKIKNDNLAKVRHRRTKLKINRSEYTTANMV, from the exons ATGGAAGAGTCGAGAATAGATTATGTTGTCGTATGTGACAGCACCATTAGCAAATCCGAATTCTTGAACTACATAGTAAAATTCATCCAGTACTTGGAGTCGCGAGGCCTAAAAGTAGAAATAAAACGTGGAAAC ATCAAGGAAAACATCTACCTGGTCATAAATCTACCTCCTCGAGCCATTCGACACTTCGCGCTCGTCTACCGCATCAACATACACAACCCAGGACACACTGTCATTCCGGTCTCCACTATAAATCTATTCAGtttcaaatgttttcaaaCTGCGTTGTCACACAACAGAGATATTTTTACGAGACGGGG AAAGATTACCAATTTGGAAAGGATTCAAATCGCGCACGAGATTCTAAAAACTGCGAAATTCGGAAACGGGGAGGATCAGTACGGCATTCAGAAATTAATCAGTCTTCGTGCTGTCAAAACGGCGTATCCTCTGCATGATGGTGAATGTGGGGATGAGTTTGATGGAGGCTACCAGATACCCCAGAACGACAGACAA CTGCTCTTGAAATATTGGGCAAATTTCTCTCTGTGGTACAAGGAACAGCCTTTGAACTTAATCGCGAAATATTTTGGAACCGAAGTGGCGTTTTATTTTGCCTGGCTCGGGTTCTACAACAGGATGCTGATTCCTGCTGCTATCGTTGGAATCATCTGTTCTGTATTTAGTATTATACAGCTGCGCGTCATAGACCAAGAGAGAGT AGATGATATCTGCACCAGCCACTTAGTGATGTGTCCAATCTGTCATTCAAGTGACAACTGCATCTACACACCACTCAATATTTCTTGCGAATCTGCGAAACTGGCggtaatttttgacaatccaGCGACTGTATTTTTTGCAGTGTTTATGTCTTTTTGGg CCACATTCTTCATAAATCTTTGGAAGAGATTTGAAAATACTTTGAAGATACGCTGGAATGTTGAATTTGAAGAGTATGACACCCAAGTTAG gCTGGAATACAAGGAACGAAGTACCCACAGAAAATTGTCCACACTCACTGGTACACTAGAACCGTACACtccaagaaaaataaaagttttgtaTGTTACCCTGTCTTATGGAACCTGCTTGCTGTTG ATGGGAATCgtcgtaatttttgttttcggCGTGATAATGTACAGAATCACAATGGCCGCCCTGATACGAACCAGCGACTTCAAGCCCCTCCACATCCACTCCACCTTCCTGCTGACCGTCACCAGTGCTTGTCTCCAAGTGATATTCATCAAAATATTCGGAAGA TTCTACAGTGAAATGTCCGAATGGCTTACAAACCTCGAGAATCCACGCACCCAATCAGAATTCGACAACTCAGTAAT GTACcccaaaaatcaaaacaactTTACGGTACTTAACTTTGACGAACAGAGCCGCTTTTACTCCCCAGACCAAGACCCCGCTCTGATCAGTGTCGACACGGACTTGTGCGACCCCACTGGATGTTTGATGTCTCTGTGCGTCCAGCTCAGCTTTCTGATGTTACTCAAGTCTTTAACTGGGAATATCTTAACTTTGACAGTACC GAAAATAATAACTGGGTTTCGCCAAACCAAAGAGACCGATGCCCCTGAAGCACAGTGGGAGAGCGAGTATAGACTGTATCCTGCAGGTCGGTACTTGCTGACCACAGAATTCGTCGAGATGA TAATACAGTACGGGTTTGTGACGTTTTTCGTGGCGGCGTTTCCTCTGGCACCGTTGTGCGCTTTGCTCAACAATTGGCTGGAGCTGCGATTGGATGCTTACAAGTTGGTAACAAGATATAGAAGACCGGTGCCCAAGCAACAAAGTGGAATAGGAGCGTGGAATGATATTCTGGGTATCATAACGCACCTGAGTGTAGCGACGAAT GCCTTCGTGCTGGCATTTACCAGCGACTTCGTCGTCAGACAGATCTACATCTACCAGCACGGAGGCTCCCTCGACGGTTACATTAATTCGACGTTATcaagtaaaacaatttttaacgacCATTCTAGGTTTACTAATTCCAAACAACCAGTTTACGACATGAGAGATCACAATGCTGAGATCACCCCTGAGGCTAGAATCAATCCAATCAACAACTCTTCCCTCTGCTACTACAAAGGTCTACGTTTTCCCCCCGACCACCCGAAAAAGTACCAACTAACCCCCTCCTTCTGGTACGAAATGGGGATGAGACTGGTGTGCGTGATAGTTTTCGAA CATATCATCATGCTGACGAACGGCATCGTGTCGTACTTTATACCCCAGGTGCCGCAGAGCGTGAAGGAAACGCTGCACTACGAAAGGACGAAGGATCGGGAGCTGCagatgaaaatcaaaaacgACAACTTGGCGAAAGTGAGGCACAGGAGGACGAAACTGAAGATCAATAGGAGCGAATACACGACGGCGAATATGGTGtga
- the LOC138137596 gene encoding anoctamin-4-like isoform X7, with translation MEESRIDYVVVCDSTISKSEFLNYIVKFIQYLESRGLKVEIKRGNIKENIYLVINLPPRAIRHFALVYRINIHNPGHTVIPVSTINLFSFKCFQTALSHNRDIFTRRGKITNLERIQIAHEILKTAKFGNGEDQYGIQKLISLRAVKTAYPLHDGECGDEFDGGYQIPQNDRQLLLKYWANFSLWYKEQPLNLIAKYFGTEVAFYFAWLGFYNRMLIPAAIVGIICSVFSIIQLRVIDQERVDDICTSHLVMCPICHSSDNCIYTPLNISCESAKLAVIFDNPATVFFAVFMSFWATFFINLWKRFENTLKIRWNVEFEEYDTQVRLEYKERSTHRKLSTLTGTLEPYTPRKIKVLYVTLSYGTCLLLMGIVVIFVFGVIMYRITMAALIRTSDFKPLHIHSTFLLTVTSACLQVIFIKIFGRVRRHPFPKLPLTRILQFYSEMSEWLTNLENPRTQSEFDNSVMYKRYFLGFANNYASLFYIAFMKSRFYSPDQDPALISVDTDLCDPTGCLMSLCVQLSFLMLLKSLTGNILTLTVPKIITGFRQTKETDAPEAQWESEYRLYPAGRYLLTTEFVEMIIQYGFVTFFVAAFPLAPLCALLNNWLELRLDAYKLVTRYRRPVPKQQSGIGAWNDILGIITHLSVATNAFVLAFTSDFVVRQIYIYQHGGSLDGYINSTLSSKTIFNDHSRFTNSKQPVYDMRDHNAEITPEARINPINNSSLCYYKGLRFPPDHPKKYQLTPSFWYEMGMRLVISSC, from the exons ATGGAAGAGTCGAGAATAGATTATGTTGTCGTATGTGACAGCACCATTAGCAAATCCGAATTCTTGAACTACATAGTAAAATTCATCCAGTACTTGGAGTCGCGAGGCCTAAAAGTAGAAATAAAACGTGGAAAC ATCAAGGAAAACATCTACCTGGTCATAAATCTACCTCCTCGAGCCATTCGACACTTCGCGCTCGTCTACCGCATCAACATACACAACCCAGGACACACTGTCATTCCGGTCTCCACTATAAATCTATTCAGtttcaaatgttttcaaaCTGCGTTGTCACACAACAGAGATATTTTTACGAGACGGGG AAAGATTACCAATTTGGAAAGGATTCAAATCGCGCACGAGATTCTAAAAACTGCGAAATTCGGAAACGGGGAGGATCAGTACGGCATTCAGAAATTAATCAGTCTTCGTGCTGTCAAAACGGCGTATCCTCTGCATGATGGTGAATGTGGGGATGAGTTTGATGGAGGCTACCAGATACCCCAGAACGACAGACAA CTGCTCTTGAAATATTGGGCAAATTTCTCTCTGTGGTACAAGGAACAGCCTTTGAACTTAATCGCGAAATATTTTGGAACCGAAGTGGCGTTTTATTTTGCCTGGCTCGGGTTCTACAACAGGATGCTGATTCCTGCTGCTATCGTTGGAATCATCTGTTCTGTATTTAGTATTATACAGCTGCGCGTCATAGACCAAGAGAGAGT AGATGATATCTGCACCAGCCACTTAGTGATGTGTCCAATCTGTCATTCAAGTGACAACTGCATCTACACACCACTCAATATTTCTTGCGAATCTGCGAAACTGGCggtaatttttgacaatccaGCGACTGTATTTTTTGCAGTGTTTATGTCTTTTTGGg CCACATTCTTCATAAATCTTTGGAAGAGATTTGAAAATACTTTGAAGATACGCTGGAATGTTGAATTTGAAGAGTATGACACCCAAGTTAG gCTGGAATACAAGGAACGAAGTACCCACAGAAAATTGTCCACACTCACTGGTACACTAGAACCGTACACtccaagaaaaataaaagttttgtaTGTTACCCTGTCTTATGGAACCTGCTTGCTGTTG ATGGGAATCgtcgtaatttttgttttcggCGTGATAATGTACAGAATCACAATGGCCGCCCTGATACGAACCAGCGACTTCAAGCCCCTCCACATCCACTCCACCTTCCTGCTGACCGTCACCAGTGCTTGTCTCCAAGTGATATTCATCAAAATATTCGGAAGAGTTCGTCGTCACCCATTTCCGAAACTCCCCCTCACTCGTATTTTGCAGTTCTACAGTGAAATGTCCGAATGGCTTACAAACCTCGAGAATCCACGCACCCAATCAGAATTCGACAACTCAGTAATGTACAAGAGATATTTCTTAGGTTTTGCCAACAACTACGCCTCTCTATTTTACATTGCTTTTATGAAG AGCCGCTTTTACTCCCCAGACCAAGACCCCGCTCTGATCAGTGTCGACACGGACTTGTGCGACCCCACTGGATGTTTGATGTCTCTGTGCGTCCAGCTCAGCTTTCTGATGTTACTCAAGTCTTTAACTGGGAATATCTTAACTTTGACAGTACC GAAAATAATAACTGGGTTTCGCCAAACCAAAGAGACCGATGCCCCTGAAGCACAGTGGGAGAGCGAGTATAGACTGTATCCTGCAGGTCGGTACTTGCTGACCACAGAATTCGTCGAGATGA TAATACAGTACGGGTTTGTGACGTTTTTCGTGGCGGCGTTTCCTCTGGCACCGTTGTGCGCTTTGCTCAACAATTGGCTGGAGCTGCGATTGGATGCTTACAAGTTGGTAACAAGATATAGAAGACCGGTGCCCAAGCAACAAAGTGGAATAGGAGCGTGGAATGATATTCTGGGTATCATAACGCACCTGAGTGTAGCGACGAAT GCCTTCGTGCTGGCATTTACCAGCGACTTCGTCGTCAGACAGATCTACATCTACCAGCACGGAGGCTCCCTCGACGGTTACATTAATTCGACGTTATcaagtaaaacaatttttaacgacCATTCTAGGTTTACTAATTCCAAACAACCAGTTTACGACATGAGAGATCACAATGCTGAGATCACCCCTGAGGCTAGAATCAATCCAATCAACAACTCTTCCCTCTGCTACTACAAAGGTCTACGTTTTCCCCCCGACCACCCGAAAAAGTACCAACTAACCCCCTCCTTCTGGTACGAAATGGGGATGAGACTGGT CATATCATCATGCTGA
- the LOC138137596 gene encoding anoctamin-3-like isoform X8, whose protein sequence is MEESRIDYVVVCDSTISKSEFLNYIVKFIQYLESRGLKVEIKRGNIKENIYLVINLPPRAIRHFALVYRINIHNPGHTVIPVSTINLFSFKCFQTALSHNRDIFTRRGKITNLERIQIAHEILKTAKFGNGEDQYGIQKLISLRAVKTAYPLHDGECGDEFDGGYQIPQNDRQLLLKYWANFSLWYKEQPLNLIAKYFGTEVAFYFAWLGFYNRMLIPAAIVGIICSVFSIIQLRVIDQERVDDICTSHLVMCPICHSSDNCIYTPLNISCESAKLAVIFDNPATVFFAVFMSFWATFFINLWKRFENTLKIRWNVEFEEYDTQVRLEYKERSTHRKLSTLTGTLEPYTPRKIKVLYVTLSYGTCLLLMGIVVIFVFGVIMYRITMAALIRTSDFKPLHIHSTFLLTVTSACLQVIFIKIFGRVRRHPFPKLPLTRILQFYSEMSEWLTNLENPRTQSEFDNSVMYKRYFLGFANNYASLFYIAFMKSRFYSPDQDPALISVDTDLCDPTGCLMSLCVQLSFLMLLKSLTGNILTLTVPKIITGFRQTKETDAPEAQWESEYRLYPAGRYLLTTEFVEMIIQYGFVTFFVAAFPLAPLCALLNNWLELRLDAYKLVTRYRRPVPKQQSGIGAWNDILGIITHLSVATNAFVLAFTSDFVVRQIYIYQHGGSLDGLLIPNNQFTT, encoded by the exons ATGGAAGAGTCGAGAATAGATTATGTTGTCGTATGTGACAGCACCATTAGCAAATCCGAATTCTTGAACTACATAGTAAAATTCATCCAGTACTTGGAGTCGCGAGGCCTAAAAGTAGAAATAAAACGTGGAAAC ATCAAGGAAAACATCTACCTGGTCATAAATCTACCTCCTCGAGCCATTCGACACTTCGCGCTCGTCTACCGCATCAACATACACAACCCAGGACACACTGTCATTCCGGTCTCCACTATAAATCTATTCAGtttcaaatgttttcaaaCTGCGTTGTCACACAACAGAGATATTTTTACGAGACGGGG AAAGATTACCAATTTGGAAAGGATTCAAATCGCGCACGAGATTCTAAAAACTGCGAAATTCGGAAACGGGGAGGATCAGTACGGCATTCAGAAATTAATCAGTCTTCGTGCTGTCAAAACGGCGTATCCTCTGCATGATGGTGAATGTGGGGATGAGTTTGATGGAGGCTACCAGATACCCCAGAACGACAGACAA CTGCTCTTGAAATATTGGGCAAATTTCTCTCTGTGGTACAAGGAACAGCCTTTGAACTTAATCGCGAAATATTTTGGAACCGAAGTGGCGTTTTATTTTGCCTGGCTCGGGTTCTACAACAGGATGCTGATTCCTGCTGCTATCGTTGGAATCATCTGTTCTGTATTTAGTATTATACAGCTGCGCGTCATAGACCAAGAGAGAGT AGATGATATCTGCACCAGCCACTTAGTGATGTGTCCAATCTGTCATTCAAGTGACAACTGCATCTACACACCACTCAATATTTCTTGCGAATCTGCGAAACTGGCggtaatttttgacaatccaGCGACTGTATTTTTTGCAGTGTTTATGTCTTTTTGGg CCACATTCTTCATAAATCTTTGGAAGAGATTTGAAAATACTTTGAAGATACGCTGGAATGTTGAATTTGAAGAGTATGACACCCAAGTTAG gCTGGAATACAAGGAACGAAGTACCCACAGAAAATTGTCCACACTCACTGGTACACTAGAACCGTACACtccaagaaaaataaaagttttgtaTGTTACCCTGTCTTATGGAACCTGCTTGCTGTTG ATGGGAATCgtcgtaatttttgttttcggCGTGATAATGTACAGAATCACAATGGCCGCCCTGATACGAACCAGCGACTTCAAGCCCCTCCACATCCACTCCACCTTCCTGCTGACCGTCACCAGTGCTTGTCTCCAAGTGATATTCATCAAAATATTCGGAAGAGTTCGTCGTCACCCATTTCCGAAACTCCCCCTCACTCGTATTTTGCAGTTCTACAGTGAAATGTCCGAATGGCTTACAAACCTCGAGAATCCACGCACCCAATCAGAATTCGACAACTCAGTAATGTACAAGAGATATTTCTTAGGTTTTGCCAACAACTACGCCTCTCTATTTTACATTGCTTTTATGAAG AGCCGCTTTTACTCCCCAGACCAAGACCCCGCTCTGATCAGTGTCGACACGGACTTGTGCGACCCCACTGGATGTTTGATGTCTCTGTGCGTCCAGCTCAGCTTTCTGATGTTACTCAAGTCTTTAACTGGGAATATCTTAACTTTGACAGTACC GAAAATAATAACTGGGTTTCGCCAAACCAAAGAGACCGATGCCCCTGAAGCACAGTGGGAGAGCGAGTATAGACTGTATCCTGCAGGTCGGTACTTGCTGACCACAGAATTCGTCGAGATGA TAATACAGTACGGGTTTGTGACGTTTTTCGTGGCGGCGTTTCCTCTGGCACCGTTGTGCGCTTTGCTCAACAATTGGCTGGAGCTGCGATTGGATGCTTACAAGTTGGTAACAAGATATAGAAGACCGGTGCCCAAGCAACAAAGTGGAATAGGAGCGTGGAATGATATTCTGGGTATCATAACGCACCTGAGTGTAGCGACGAAT GCCTTCGTGCTGGCATTTACCAGCGACTTCGTCGTCAGACAGATCTACATCTACCAGCACGGAGGCTCCCTCGACG GTTTACTAATTCCAAACAACCAGTTTACGACATGA